A single genomic interval of Gimesia chilikensis harbors:
- a CDS encoding TIGR01777 family oxidoreductase — METQGRIVIAGGTGFLGLNLARYLTGQNYEVTILGRHQPQTKGDWRYVNWDARSLGSWVSELEQAAALVNLAGRTVDCIKTPDHCDEILRSRVEATDVLGQAVRQLAVPPPVWVQMSTAHRYGDPPECICDEDSAFGYGLAPFVAQEWEAAFQRAVLPEMRQVILRTSFVIGRDGGALQRLSKLVRWGLGGTVGHGRQGMSWIHEQDMNRLFHRAITNQTMQGACLATAPEPVSNAEFMRALRKALKMPIGLPALSWMVRLGAPLLMRTDPELALYGRYCISRRLKEENFEFQFLDLDSALQNIYDKTSS; from the coding sequence ATGGAGACACAAGGCCGCATTGTCATCGCCGGGGGCACCGGGTTCCTCGGATTGAATCTGGCCCGCTATCTGACCGGCCAGAATTATGAGGTCACCATCCTCGGCCGACATCAGCCACAGACCAAGGGCGACTGGCGTTATGTGAATTGGGATGCCCGCTCTCTCGGATCGTGGGTCAGCGAACTGGAACAGGCGGCCGCTCTGGTGAACCTCGCAGGCCGTACAGTTGACTGCATCAAGACTCCCGATCACTGTGATGAAATTCTCCGTTCGCGGGTCGAAGCAACAGACGTACTGGGGCAAGCAGTTCGGCAACTCGCAGTACCGCCTCCGGTCTGGGTGCAGATGTCAACAGCCCACCGTTACGGCGATCCTCCGGAATGTATCTGCGATGAAGACTCCGCCTTCGGTTATGGTCTCGCGCCTTTCGTCGCACAGGAATGGGAAGCCGCCTTCCAGCGCGCTGTTCTCCCCGAAATGCGGCAGGTCATTCTTCGCACCAGCTTTGTCATCGGCCGTGACGGAGGAGCACTCCAGCGGCTCTCAAAACTGGTCCGCTGGGGACTGGGAGGCACCGTCGGACACGGACGACAGGGTATGAGCTGGATTCACGAGCAGGATATGAATCGCCTCTTTCATAGAGCTATCACCAATCAAACCATGCAGGGAGCCTGCCTGGCCACCGCTCCCGAACCGGTTTCGAATGCAGAATTCATGCGTGCTCTGCGAAAAGCTTTGAAGATGCCCATCGGTCTCCCTGCACTGAGTTGGATGGTACGGCTGGGGGCGCCGCTGTTGATGCGCACCGATCCTGAACTGGCTCTCTACGGACGTTATTGTATTTCGCGACGCCTGAAAGAAGAGAATTTCGAATTCCAGTTCCTCGATCTGGATTCTGCGCTGCAGAACATCTACGATAAAACTTCCAGCTGA
- a CDS encoding DUF2332 domain-containing protein — MNSRLSDAFRAFAVPECRETSPLYCCLTEAIAADAEVLEIASQARDGQPVPNLLFAAVQYLLVANPVHPLAEYYATCTAEPKDPLDAFPLFKDFVLAHQNEIIELLQTRLVQTNEVRRCACLYPAFMYALRHFAPQPLALLEIGCSAGLNLLWDRYRYAYDDSGKIYGDRESPTLITSEFLGKPSAGLEDSLPYVTHRIGVDLHPIDVSIPAEVNWLRALIWPEQHDRRQLLEAAIRQQQGIEVDLRTGDGFADICSFAAEIPTNSLLCIFHTHVANQISLEQGNAFLETIRELARQRDLLHLYNNLSDAHLRLQVFHKGILTRQTLANTDGHGRWLEWLA; from the coding sequence ATGAATTCACGTCTGTCTGATGCCTTTCGCGCCTTTGCTGTGCCGGAGTGCCGGGAAACATCTCCCCTGTATTGTTGTCTGACGGAAGCGATTGCCGCGGATGCGGAAGTGCTGGAGATCGCCAGTCAGGCCCGGGACGGACAGCCGGTTCCTAATCTCCTCTTTGCTGCCGTCCAGTATCTGCTGGTCGCCAACCCAGTTCATCCGCTGGCAGAGTACTATGCGACCTGCACTGCAGAACCCAAAGATCCCTTAGACGCTTTCCCGCTGTTTAAAGATTTCGTACTCGCTCACCAAAATGAAATCATCGAACTGCTGCAGACGCGACTCGTGCAGACCAATGAAGTCCGCCGCTGTGCCTGTCTGTATCCCGCGTTCATGTACGCACTGCGGCACTTTGCCCCTCAACCGCTGGCCCTGCTGGAAATCGGCTGCAGCGCTGGTCTGAACCTGCTCTGGGACCGCTATCGCTACGCCTATGATGACAGCGGTAAAATCTATGGAGATCGCGAATCACCGACGCTGATCACGTCTGAATTTCTGGGGAAGCCCTCTGCAGGGTTGGAAGATTCCCTGCCTTACGTCACACACCGCATCGGTGTCGACCTGCATCCGATCGATGTTTCTATTCCCGCAGAAGTCAACTGGCTGCGGGCCCTGATCTGGCCTGAGCAGCACGATCGACGTCAACTGCTGGAAGCCGCGATCCGGCAACAACAGGGGATCGAAGTCGACCTGCGCACCGGCGACGGTTTTGCAGACATCTGCTCATTCGCTGCAGAGATTCCCACTAACTCTCTGCTTTGTATCTTCCATACGCATGTCGCCAACCAGATCTCACTGGAACAAGGGAATGCGTTTCTGGAAACGATCCGCGAACTGGCCCGGCAACGCGATCTGTTGCACCTGTATAATAATCTGTCCGACGCTCATTTAAGATTACAGGTTTTCCATAAAGGAATACTCACCCGACAGACACTCGCCAACACCGACGGACACGGCCGCTGGCTGGAATGGCTGGCGTAA
- a CDS encoding DUF4190 domain-containing protein: MAQADLNYTPVAPQAVLSLMLGVFCTLGLFIPWLALLAIPGLVLGLRALKSIRRYELSGHQLARRGIQLSLLFGVLAPVWHLTWYEIRFHSEALPGYTRIDFAAVTKNRTHSEKMWESLLGQPICLKGFAEPRRGGLLQSFRMTSQRQPFSFGSQSDPREMIMVQLPEETRWEWCYEPIAVSGTLVRNPDAEDDPDAPRFLLKQSTVLPALTSDHFQGPFAGGGGC, from the coding sequence ATGGCTCAGGCAGATTTGAACTATACTCCGGTGGCCCCTCAGGCCGTCCTCTCCCTGATGCTGGGAGTGTTCTGCACTTTGGGGCTCTTCATTCCCTGGCTGGCGCTACTCGCAATTCCGGGTCTCGTTCTGGGTCTGCGTGCATTGAAATCGATACGCCGTTATGAACTCAGTGGCCATCAACTTGCACGAAGGGGCATCCAGCTCTCACTTTTATTTGGAGTACTCGCTCCCGTCTGGCATTTGACCTGGTACGAAATCCGCTTTCACTCAGAGGCTCTCCCCGGTTACACGCGGATCGACTTCGCTGCTGTTACGAAGAACAGAACACACTCTGAGAAAATGTGGGAATCACTGCTCGGACAGCCGATCTGCCTGAAGGGCTTTGCAGAGCCGAGACGGGGAGGTCTGCTCCAGTCCTTCCGCATGACCAGTCAGAGGCAACCCTTTTCATTTGGAAGTCAGTCTGATCCGCGGGAAATGATCATGGTGCAGCTTCCGGAAGAAACCAGGTGGGAGTGGTGCTATGAACCGATCGCAGTCTCCGGCACACTGGTTCGGAACCCGGATGCCGAAGATGACCCCGATGCGCCTCGCTTCCTGTTGAAACAGAGTACCGTCTTACCGGCTCTGACTTCCGATCATTTCCAGGGGCCGTTTGCAGGAGGGGGAGGCTGTTGA
- a CDS encoding alpha/beta hydrolase yields MSTLLNRRQMLGACAAGASTLCLPSLTRAQQAKTKMKTFTFKKVGNLEIKADVHRADDNQTRPVMVWLHGGALIVGHRGGVSGRVLKDMLNAGYTVVSFDYRLAPETKLPEIIADLEDGFTWLHEKGPDLFNVDTSKVAVSGGSAGGCLTMIAGYRAQPRPTVLVPFWGYGDLIGDWIGKPSPHDRHQTNITKAEALQQFGDGAIADSRESQKNRGEFYKYCRQHGTWPQAISGWDHHRNPEKFYPYMTLKNVTKDYPPTLMVHGTKDTDVPYEQSTLMAEQLKQHGVEHQLVTIPGGEHGLVGGDPKLIEAAYQQAFQFMHERMS; encoded by the coding sequence ATGTCTACGCTGCTGAATCGTCGTCAAATGCTGGGAGCCTGTGCTGCCGGCGCCTCAACTTTGTGTCTGCCCTCACTCACCCGGGCGCAGCAGGCCAAAACCAAAATGAAAACCTTTACCTTCAAAAAGGTGGGGAACCTGGAAATCAAAGCCGACGTCCACCGGGCCGATGATAACCAGACGCGGCCCGTCATGGTCTGGTTGCATGGCGGTGCGCTGATTGTCGGACATCGGGGGGGCGTGAGTGGCCGCGTCCTGAAAGACATGCTGAATGCCGGCTATACCGTGGTCTCCTTTGACTACCGACTGGCCCCCGAGACAAAGCTGCCCGAAATCATAGCCGACCTCGAAGATGGATTTACGTGGCTGCACGAGAAAGGCCCCGACCTCTTCAATGTCGACACCAGTAAAGTCGCGGTCTCCGGCGGTTCCGCGGGTGGCTGTCTGACGATGATCGCCGGCTATCGTGCCCAGCCCCGGCCGACAGTTCTCGTCCCTTTCTGGGGCTATGGTGATCTGATTGGCGACTGGATCGGCAAACCCAGCCCGCACGACCGGCACCAGACTAACATTACGAAAGCAGAAGCACTGCAACAGTTTGGCGACGGAGCAATTGCCGACTCGCGCGAGAGTCAGAAAAATCGAGGCGAGTTCTATAAGTACTGTCGCCAGCACGGAACCTGGCCGCAGGCCATCTCCGGCTGGGATCATCACCGTAACCCCGAAAAGTTCTATCCCTACATGACGCTGAAAAATGTAACGAAAGACTATCCCCCCACGCTGATGGTGCATGGGACCAAAGACACCGATGTGCCTTACGAGCAGTCGACTCTGATGGCCGAGCAACTCAAACAGCATGGAGTGGAACACCAGCTCGTCACGATTCCGGGAGGCGAGCACGGCCTGGTCGGCGGTGATCCCAAACTGATCGAAGCCGCCTACCAGCAGGCCTTTCAATTCATGCACGAACGGATGAGCTAA
- a CDS encoding M50 family metallopeptidase, which translates to MSRIYQLLFSICWLLGCWLAMMGLHELGHVLGGLLTGGKVTRVVLHPLAISRTDLDVNPHPAIVVWAGPLIGVLLPLGLLIAARLTNWSQAGFVQFFAGFCLIANGAYIAGGALDGIGDCGVMRQTGSPLWLMWGFGLMTVPAGFVLWHRLGSIRDWWQHPERTSEHSAWIMLLTVMTLVVLMVCFSAQ; encoded by the coding sequence ATGTCGCGAATTTACCAGCTTCTGTTCAGCATTTGCTGGCTGCTCGGCTGCTGGCTGGCCATGATGGGCCTGCACGAACTGGGACACGTGCTGGGAGGTCTGCTGACCGGCGGCAAAGTGACGCGGGTCGTGCTGCATCCCCTGGCAATTTCCCGAACAGATCTGGACGTGAATCCACATCCCGCCATTGTCGTCTGGGCCGGCCCCCTGATCGGCGTCCTCCTGCCGTTGGGGCTCTTAATCGCAGCCCGATTGACGAACTGGTCGCAAGCGGGATTCGTCCAGTTCTTTGCCGGCTTCTGTCTGATCGCCAACGGCGCATACATCGCCGGTGGTGCCCTGGATGGCATCGGTGATTGCGGCGTAATGCGGCAGACCGGATCTCCTCTCTGGCTGATGTGGGGCTTCGGACTCATGACCGTTCCCGCAGGCTTTGTGCTCTGGCATCGGCTCGGTTCAATTCGCGACTGGTGGCAGCATCCGGAACGCACCTCGGAGCACAGTGCCTGGATCATGCTGCTGACCGTCATGACACTCGTGGTGCTGATGGTCTGTTTTTCTGCGCAATAG